A section of the Candidatus Hydrogenedentota bacterium genome encodes:
- a CDS encoding thioredoxin family protein — translation MSLTPSTMIPLGTPAPDFSLPDTVSGGVVSLKDFKEDKALLVMFICNHCPYVKHVAGELARIGRDYADKPLGIVAISSNNVKTHPADSPDKMAMEAKAQGYTFPYLYDESQEVARAYSAACTPDFFLFDAAQKLVYRGQLDDSRPGNDTPVTGRDLRAAIDATLEGKPVTGQQRPSVGCNIKWK, via the coding sequence ATGTCGTTAACGCCATCGACCATGATTCCACTGGGCACGCCCGCGCCGGATTTCTCGTTGCCGGACACGGTAAGCGGTGGCGTTGTTTCATTGAAAGACTTCAAGGAAGACAAAGCCCTCCTGGTCATGTTCATCTGCAATCACTGTCCGTACGTGAAACATGTCGCGGGAGAACTTGCGCGGATTGGCAGAGACTACGCAGACAAGCCCTTGGGGATTGTGGCGATCTCGTCGAACAACGTGAAGACGCATCCCGCCGACAGCCCCGACAAAATGGCGATGGAAGCCAAGGCGCAGGGGTATACGTTTCCGTATCTCTATGACGAATCACAAGAAGTCGCTCGTGCCTACAGCGCCGCGTGCACGCCCGATTTCTTCCTCTTCGACGCCGCTCAAAAGCTTGTCTATCGTGGTCAATTGGATGACAGCCGTCCGGGAAACGATACGCCCGTAACCGGCAGGGATTTGCGCGCTGCCATCGACGCGACGCTTGAAGGAAAGCCCGTGACAGGGCAGCAGAGGCCAAGCGTCGGTTGTAACATCAAGTGGAAATGA